A section of the Asticcacaulis sp. EMRT-3 genome encodes:
- the uvrB gene encoding excinuclease ABC subunit UvrB has product MTRSADIPGVSDNSGAFVADFTVDSPALWVPHRPKRPEKSEGGRRFRLAAPYEPAGDQPTAIADLLAGIEAREHDQVLLGVTGSGKTFTMAKIIEQTQRPALILAHNKTLAAQLYSEFKAFFPDNAVEYFVSYYDYYQPEAYVPRTDTFIEKDSSINEQIDRMRHSATRAVLERDDVIIVASVSCIYGIGSVETYTAMTFELKVGQTIDEGQLRADLVALQYKRNDQAFERGTFRRRGDVIEIFPAHYEDRAWRIHMFGDEIEAIQEFDPLTGKKTADLQDLKVYAASHYVTPRPTLNQAVSRIKVELKQRLAQLHAEGKLLEAQRLDQRTTFDLEMMEATGACAGIENYSRYLTGRGPGEPPPTFFEYLPENALLFVDESHVSVSQIGGMYRGDFARKSVLAEYGFRLPSCLDNRPLKFEEWDAMRPQSIYVSATPGKWEMERTQGVFAEQVIRPTGLIDPPVEIRPVHKDGFSQVDDVIAEVRQVAKMGYRSLVTVLTKKMAENLTDYMHEQGVRVRYMHSDIDTLERIEIIRDLRLGAFDVLIGINLLREGLDIPECAFVAILDADKEGFLRSETSLIQTIGRAARNVDGRVILYADRMTGSMERALAETGRRRDKQMAYNAEHGITPESVKRGISDILDSPYEKGDRVQVPMGVAEKDARPFLGSNFQTTLKDLQARMREAASNLEFEEAARLRDEVKRLKTLDLEFARDMLDSQT; this is encoded by the coding sequence ATGACCCGTTCTGCTGACATTCCCGGCGTTTCCGACAATTCAGGCGCCTTCGTGGCCGATTTCACGGTCGATTCGCCGGCCTTGTGGGTGCCGCACCGGCCCAAGCGACCGGAAAAGTCCGAAGGCGGCCGCCGCTTCCGCCTCGCCGCGCCCTATGAACCGGCCGGCGACCAGCCGACGGCCATTGCCGACCTGCTGGCCGGGATCGAAGCGCGCGAACACGATCAGGTGCTGCTCGGCGTCACCGGTTCGGGCAAGACCTTCACGATGGCCAAGATCATCGAGCAGACCCAGCGCCCGGCCCTGATCCTGGCGCATAACAAGACCCTGGCCGCCCAGCTCTATTCCGAGTTCAAGGCCTTTTTTCCCGACAATGCGGTCGAATATTTCGTCTCCTATTACGACTATTACCAGCCCGAAGCCTATGTGCCGCGCACCGACACCTTCATCGAGAAGGATTCTTCGATCAATGAGCAGATCGACCGGATGCGCCATTCGGCGACGCGCGCCGTGCTGGAACGTGACGATGTGATCATCGTTGCCTCGGTATCGTGCATCTACGGCATCGGCTCGGTTGAAACCTATACGGCCATGACCTTCGAGCTGAAGGTGGGCCAGACGATCGATGAGGGCCAGTTGCGCGCCGATCTGGTGGCCCTGCAATATAAGCGTAATGATCAGGCCTTTGAGCGCGGCACCTTTCGGCGGCGCGGCGATGTCATCGAAATCTTCCCGGCCCACTATGAAGACCGCGCCTGGCGCATCCATATGTTCGGCGACGAGATCGAGGCCATTCAGGAATTTGATCCGCTGACCGGCAAGAAGACCGCCGATTTGCAGGATCTGAAAGTCTATGCCGCCAGCCACTATGTGACGCCGCGCCCGACGCTCAATCAGGCGGTCAGCCGCATCAAGGTCGAGCTGAAACAGAGATTAGCCCAGCTTCACGCCGAGGGGAAACTTTTGGAGGCGCAGAGGCTGGACCAGCGCACCACCTTCGATCTGGAAATGATGGAGGCCACCGGCGCCTGCGCTGGCATCGAGAACTACTCGCGCTATCTGACCGGGCGCGGGCCGGGCGAGCCGCCGCCGACCTTTTTTGAATATCTGCCGGAAAACGCCCTCCTGTTCGTCGATGAAAGCCATGTCTCGGTGTCGCAGATCGGCGGCATGTATCGCGGCGACTTTGCGCGCAAATCGGTGCTGGCCGAATATGGCTTCCGCCTGCCGTCATGCCTCGATAACCGCCCGCTCAAATTCGAGGAATGGGACGCCATGCGCCCGCAATCCATCTATGTGTCGGCCACGCCCGGCAAGTGGGAGATGGAACGCACCCAGGGCGTCTTTGCCGAACAGGTGATCCGCCCCACCGGCCTGATCGATCCGCCGGTTGAGATCCGCCCGGTGCACAAGGACGGCTTCAGCCAGGTCGATGATGTCATCGCCGAGGTGCGCCAGGTGGCGAAGATGGGCTATCGCTCGCTCGTCACCGTGCTGACCAAGAAGATGGCCGAGAACCTGACCGACTATATGCACGAGCAGGGGGTGCGGGTACGTTATATGCACTCCGACATCGATACGCTGGAGCGCATCGAGATCATCCGCGACCTGCGGCTGGGCGCTTTCGACGTGCTGATCGGCATCAATCTGCTGCGCGAAGGCCTCGATATTCCCGAATGCGCCTTCGTGGCCATACTCGACGCCGACAAGGAAGGCTTCCTGCGTTCGGAAACCTCGCTGATCCAGACCATCGGCCGCGCCGCGCGTAATGTCGATGGCCGGGTCATCCTCTATGCCGACCGTATGACCGGTTCGATGGAGCGCGCCCTGGCCGAAACGGGCCGCCGCCGCGACAAGCAGATGGCCTATAATGCCGAACACGGCATCACGCCGGAATCGGTCAAGCGCGGCATCAGCGACATTCTCGACAGTCCGTACGAAAAGGGCGACCGGGTGCAGGTGCCGATGGGTGTGGCCGAAAAAGACGCCAGGCCCTTCCTCGGCTCCAATTTCCAGACGACGCTCAAGGACTTGCAGGCGCGGATGCGTGAGGCCGCCAGCAATCTCGAATTTGAAGAAGCGGCGCGCCTGCGTGACGAGGTCAAACGGCTGAAAACGCTCGATCTCGAATTCGCCCGTGACATGCTCGATTCACAAACCTGA
- a CDS encoding 6-carboxytetrahydropterin synthase: MLIQFKRRFSMAHRLRFDRSSKCATPHGHNEFVCIDLQARPGKACDWGAANYAESFARLKAHWHRFIDDSLDHAFQLGHDDPMIGYFRDHEPDLLPRLLVITGDPTTEAVATALYMKLNAILAAHMPDFECVRFEIEETPTNSVILSPADIKACPIRLGDWCHRADMSLNDLLPPEAWETL; the protein is encoded by the coding sequence ATGCTGATCCAGTTCAAACGCCGCTTTTCGATGGCCCACCGCCTGCGCTTCGACCGCTCCTCGAAGTGCGCGACGCCGCATGGCCATAACGAATTTGTCTGCATTGATCTGCAAGCCCGGCCGGGCAAGGCGTGCGACTGGGGCGCCGCCAACTATGCGGAAAGCTTCGCGCGCCTGAAAGCGCACTGGCACCGCTTTATCGACGACAGCCTCGACCACGCCTTCCAGCTTGGCCACGATGATCCGATGATCGGCTATTTCCGCGATCACGAACCCGATCTTTTGCCGCGCCTGCTGGTCATCACCGGCGACCCGACTACCGAGGCCGTGGCCACCGCGCTTTACATGAAGCTAAACGCCATTCTGGCCGCCCACATGCCCGATTTCGAATGCGTGCGTTTCGAGATCGAGGAAACCCCGACCAACAGCGTCATCTTAAGCCCCGCCGACATCAAAGCCTGCCCGATCCGGCTTGGCGACTGGTGCCACCGCGCCGATATGAGCCTCAATGACCTGTTGCCGCCCGAAGCGTGGGAAACCTTATGA
- a CDS encoding antitoxin of toxin-antitoxin stability system → MSKQALFTMKLESDLHTAFKAEAEAAHRSASQVVRDMMRDFIKQQREARDYEAFVQHKVEAARGSLAAGQGIAHEDVEAAMAARRQLLGER, encoded by the coding sequence ATGTCCAAGCAAGCCCTGTTCACCATGAAACTCGAATCCGACCTGCACACGGCGTTTAAGGCCGAGGCCGAAGCGGCGCATCGCTCGGCGTCGCAGGTCGTCCGCGACATGATGCGCGACTTCATCAAGCAGCAGCGCGAAGCCCGCGACTATGAAGCGTTTGTCCAGCACAAGGTCGAGGCCGCAAGGGGATCGCTGGCGGCGGGTCAGGGCATTGCGCACGAAGACGTGGAAGCGGCTATGGCAGCGAGACGCCAGCTTCTGGGTGAGCGGTGA
- the folB gene encoding dihydroneopterin aldolase: protein MITTRRVFVRGLKVMAAIGIYDHEHGRQQPLVIDAVFDLSLHAIGGLKDTLNYEKVGEIARDFIARGHIKLVETLAEDMAGALLALPHVQRVEISIAKPEALSDADQAGVCVVYVRE, encoded by the coding sequence ATGATCACCACGCGCCGCGTCTTCGTCAGAGGGCTGAAGGTCATGGCCGCCATCGGCATTTATGATCACGAACACGGCCGCCAGCAGCCGCTGGTCATCGACGCCGTCTTCGATCTCAGCCTGCACGCCATCGGCGGCCTGAAAGACACACTCAATTACGAAAAGGTCGGTGAAATCGCCCGTGATTTCATCGCGCGCGGCCATATCAAGCTGGTCGAAACCCTGGCTGAGGATATGGCGGGCGCATTGCTGGCCCTGCCGCATGTGCAGCGCGTCGAAATCTCCATCGCCAAGCCCGAAGCCCTGTCGGATGCCGATCAGGCCGGGGTATGCGTTGTTTATGTACGGGAGTGA
- a CDS encoding DUF3617 family protein, producing the protein MSAIAYRWGIAWLLVCASGLSGCHKAPEAPPPAVVAPPPPPPLKPLPPHQPGLWETTLTETGSADPPQKLQICIDVRTDRHLGVLGNDLSGDSCSQKGYRPQGDGSLGFLAECSAAPGVVTEYSGSIDGDYTKDYTMKVRLQTTGPNLNRVANYDIVSRRIGPCAADQKPGDLISDGVKVNLFDIAGMGSGGKASSSAATQASEDGD; encoded by the coding sequence ATGTCTGCTATAGCTTACCGATGGGGCATTGCGTGGCTGCTGGTCTGCGCGTCTGGCCTGTCGGGCTGCCACAAGGCGCCCGAAGCCCCGCCGCCTGCCGTGGTGGCGCCGCCGCCACCGCCACCGCTGAAACCCCTGCCGCCGCACCAGCCCGGCCTGTGGGAAACCACCCTGACCGAAACGGGCAGCGCCGACCCGCCGCAAAAGCTGCAAATCTGCATCGATGTCCGCACCGACAGGCATCTGGGCGTGCTGGGCAATGATCTGTCGGGCGATAGCTGTTCGCAGAAGGGCTACAGGCCGCAGGGCGACGGGAGCCTTGGCTTTCTGGCCGAATGCAGCGCTGCGCCGGGCGTGGTGACCGAATATTCGGGTTCGATCGACGGTGACTATACGAAAGACTATACGATGAAGGTGCGCCTGCAAACGACGGGCCCCAACCTTAATCGTGTCGCCAATTATGATATTGTCTCGCGCCGTATCGGGCCTTGCGCTGCGGATCAGAAGCCCGGTGACCTGATCAGCGACGGCGTCAAGGTCAATCTGTTCGATATTGCCGGCATGGGATCGGGCGGCAAGGCGTCATCATCGGCTGCCACGCAGGCCTCGGAGGACGGGGATTAG
- a CDS encoding type II toxin-antitoxin system RelE/ParE family toxin: MKLVWAPKALADRLNILEFIAADNPRAALGMDDLFRRAAEGLLDFPQQGRPGSIAGTRELIPHEHYRLIYEIQSEEIRELALISTWRQWPPVS; this comes from the coding sequence GTGAAACTGGTCTGGGCGCCAAAAGCGCTGGCGGATCGTCTCAATATTCTTGAATTTATCGCCGCCGATAATCCGCGCGCCGCCTTGGGCATGGACGACCTGTTTCGGCGCGCCGCTGAGGGGCTGCTCGACTTCCCGCAGCAAGGCCGCCCCGGCAGCATCGCGGGCACACGGGAACTTATTCCCCACGAACACTACCGCCTGATTTACGAAATCCAGAGCGAGGAAATCCGGGAGCTCGCCCTGATCAGCACATGGCGGCAATGGCCGCCCGTGTCTTAA